In Finegoldia magna ATCC 53516, a genomic segment contains:
- a CDS encoding DUF5960 family protein produces MNTLHKNTFQFDYFSDNFITFEKDFYKYANINVPLTFLTDDILEHMVTTKSDYFRINAKNCKDNRDHYFIFRKSFVKENKSIILFEYVGHKTQA; encoded by the coding sequence ATGAACACATTACACAAAAACACATTTCAATTCGATTATTTTTCGGACAATTTCATAACTTTTGAGAAGGACTTTTACAAATACGCAAACATCAACGTGCCTCTTACATTTCTCACAGACGACATTTTGGAACACATGGTGACTACGAAAAGCGATTATTTCAGAATAAATGCGAAAAACTGCAAAGATAATCGCGACCATTATTTTATCTTCAGGAAAAGTTTCGTAAAAGAAAACAAATCCATAATTCTTTTTGAATACGTCGGTCACAAAACGCAAGCTTAA
- a CDS encoding metal ABC transporter permease — protein MLEFAFMRKALVAGLMLSIMIPMIGIIMVNRKTSMIGDALSHTALSGVGLGLILGFDPLLGSAIVCVVAAFLIELIRKKFPQYGDMATAVIMSTGLGIAAILSDFAPGGNSFESYLFGSISSVTNRDVINISVIFILILVVSISQYSGLLAISIDKNIARLAGVKVNRINAIFTFLSAITIALAVKIVGALMVTSLIVLPVATALIIAKSYKKTYIITIILGILYMMLGIVQSYQFDIKPGGAIVVNAVIGMIVFVAYSKIKQPNRRNFSNSRNNAKIK, from the coding sequence ATGCTAGAATTTGCGTTTATGAGAAAAGCATTGGTAGCAGGATTGATGCTTTCGATAATGATTCCGATGATTGGAATAATAATGGTTAATCGTAAAACATCGATGATAGGAGATGCGCTTTCTCATACTGCTCTTAGTGGAGTTGGGCTTGGACTTATTTTAGGATTTGATCCTTTATTAGGCTCTGCAATAGTCTGTGTTGTAGCGGCATTTTTAATAGAATTAATCAGAAAAAAATTCCCACAATACGGAGATATGGCAACTGCTGTCATAATGAGTACGGGACTTGGAATTGCAGCGATATTATCTGATTTTGCTCCAGGAGGAAATTCATTTGAATCGTATCTTTTCGGAAGCATTTCTTCTGTGACAAACAGAGATGTGATAAATATTTCTGTGATTTTCATATTAATTTTAGTGGTGTCTATATCGCAATATTCTGGACTATTGGCTATTTCTATCGACAAAAATATCGCTCGCCTTGCTGGGGTGAAAGTAAATCGAATTAATGCAATATTTACTTTTTTATCAGCGATTACTATAGCTCTTGCAGTGAAAATAGTTGGAGCGTTGATGGTAACATCATTGATTGTACTTCCAGTAGCCACAGCGCTCATAATTGCAAAAAGCTACAAGAAAACATACATCATAACGATAATACTCGGTATTTTGTATATGATGTTGGGAATAGTTCAATCTTATCAATTTGATATTAAACCAGGTGGAGCAATCGTAGTAAATGCAGTTATAGGAATGATAGTTTTCGTAGCATATTCAAAAATTAAACAACCAAATAGGAGAAACTTTTCAAATTCACGAAATAATGCTAAAATAAAGTAA
- a CDS encoding ImmA/IrrE family metallo-endopeptidase: MYNRWIYDKVNNLVEKYHTRNPDELLDLLGIKLHYIDSPSKLLGVYQVILRNRVILIANNIGSLKKIVLAHEIGHDQLHRKYCIDGHAFHENKVFNPTDVFENEANIFAAHLLISDEDLIKTMREYTDDKTMAYKLGVDINLLNLKISEMVKLNKFPADICYIENPKSTFLEDYSPLDDE; the protein is encoded by the coding sequence ATGTACAATAGATGGATATATGATAAGGTAAATAATTTGGTTGAAAAATACCACACCAGAAATCCCGATGAGCTTTTGGATTTGTTGGGAATTAAGCTTCACTATATCGATAGTCCGTCCAAACTTTTGGGAGTGTATCAAGTAATTCTTAGAAATAGGGTTATTTTGATTGCGAACAATATCGGAAGTTTGAAAAAAATCGTTCTGGCTCACGAGATTGGCCACGACCAACTTCACAGGAAATACTGCATTGATGGTCACGCTTTTCACGAGAACAAGGTGTTCAATCCTACGGATGTTTTTGAGAATGAGGCGAATATTTTCGCAGCTCATCTTTTGATTTCGGATGAAGATTTGATTAAAACGATGCGTGAGTACACCGACGATAAGACTATGGCCTACAAGCTGGGTGTGGATATTAATTTGTTGAATTTGAAAATATCTGAGATGGTGAAGCTGAACAAGTTTCCAGCAGATATTTGTTATATTGAAAATCCAAAATCTACTTTTTTGGAAGATTATAGTCCGTTGGATGACGAGTAA
- a CDS encoding metal ABC transporter ATP-binding protein — translation MNAVTIKNLNFGYNEDLVLKDLNLKINQGEMALILGGNGSGKSTLLKLMLGELKADDGEIKVLDKNIKDYKSYRDIGYVPQINIVNKIAFPITCLELVTLNLYEDFGLIKVARKKHYDKARKIMEEMGMKEYINRPVNELSGGLQQRAMICRAMINEPKLLILDEPTAGVDKENKEKFIKTIAKLNKDYNITVIMVTHEIKEIEALDIDRTQYEMIEGRLVKC, via the coding sequence ATGAATGCAGTAACTATTAAAAACTTAAACTTTGGTTATAATGAAGATTTGGTGCTTAAAGATTTGAATTTGAAGATAAATCAAGGAGAAATGGCTCTAATCCTTGGAGGAAATGGTAGCGGTAAATCAACTTTATTGAAATTAATGCTGGGAGAGTTAAAAGCTGATGACGGAGAAATCAAAGTTTTAGATAAAAATATTAAAGATTACAAAAGCTACCGAGATATAGGATATGTTCCTCAAATAAATATTGTAAACAAAATTGCGTTTCCGATTACTTGTTTGGAGCTTGTAACGTTAAATTTGTATGAAGATTTTGGGCTAATTAAAGTCGCACGCAAAAAACATTACGATAAAGCTAGGAAAATTATGGAAGAAATGGGAATGAAAGAATATATTAATCGTCCAGTAAATGAGTTGTCGGGAGGGCTTCAACAAAGAGCTATGATTTGTAGGGCGATGATTAACGAGCCCAAACTTCTTATACTCGATGAGCCGACTGCAGGTGTTGACAAAGAAAACAAAGAGAAATTTATAAAAACAATTGCTAAACTCAACAAAGATTACAACATAACTGTAATAATGGTAACTCACGAAATAAAAGAAATAGAAGCTTTGGATATTGATAGAACACAATACGAAATGATTGAAGGGAGGCTTGTAAAATGCTAG
- a CDS encoding Y-family DNA polymerase: MGLIDYSLEPKSDIAFVDIKSFYASVECVKRNLNPLTTSLCVMSNSDNASGLILASSPTFKKVFGKKNVGRAFDLPFHVHDRKFNFQSALRQNLPITDSYIKYIETWAKNTVIVPPRMALYIEENLKIQKIFMNYAAKDEILPYSIDEGFIDLTTSLNYFIPDKTISHKDKLDLISSRIQNEIRNKTGLYSTVGMSNSNPLLAKLALDNEAKKTVNMRANWSYEDVEEKVWNIPDLTDFWGIGERTKRRLNKLCIFSVRDLANSNPDILKKEFGIMGVQLWFHANGVDESKVTQPYKGKSKGLGNSQVLPRDYSKKSEIEIVLKEIAEQVAIRIRRIKKKATVVSIYVGYSFKENKRSIHAQKTISPSQSTAELTAHVMDLFHQKYQRGSVRRLGVSYENLVDEACISFSLFEDIEKIEKQKNLESAIDEIRDKYGFTSIQKATSLMEGSRVIERSKLIGGHCGGMDGTYDY; encoded by the coding sequence ATGGGACTTATAGATTACTCTTTGGAGCCAAAATCTGATATTGCTTTTGTGGATATCAAAAGTTTTTACGCTAGTGTTGAATGCGTCAAGAGAAATCTGAATCCTTTGACAACTTCTCTTTGCGTCATGAGTAATTCCGACAACGCGAGTGGATTAATTCTCGCAAGTTCTCCTACTTTCAAGAAAGTTTTCGGAAAGAAGAACGTCGGTAGGGCTTTTGATTTGCCTTTTCACGTCCACGATAGGAAGTTTAACTTCCAATCAGCTCTCAGACAGAATTTGCCTATCACCGACTCTTATATAAAATACATTGAAACTTGGGCGAAAAACACCGTCATCGTCCCTCCTCGAATGGCCCTGTACATTGAGGAGAATTTGAAAATCCAGAAGATTTTCATGAATTACGCAGCGAAAGATGAGATTCTTCCCTATTCTATCGACGAGGGCTTTATCGATTTGACTACTAGTTTGAATTATTTCATTCCCGATAAAACAATATCGCACAAGGACAAATTGGATTTGATATCTTCTAGAATCCAAAACGAAATCAGAAACAAAACTGGTTTGTACTCTACGGTTGGAATGAGTAATTCCAATCCTCTGTTGGCAAAACTTGCGCTGGACAACGAAGCGAAGAAAACCGTGAATATGAGGGCAAATTGGTCTTACGAAGATGTGGAGGAAAAAGTGTGGAACATTCCCGATTTGACAGATTTTTGGGGAATCGGTGAAAGAACAAAAAGAAGGCTGAATAAATTGTGTATTTTTTCGGTGAGAGACCTCGCAAATTCCAATCCCGATATTTTGAAAAAAGAATTCGGAATAATGGGCGTGCAGTTGTGGTTTCACGCAAACGGCGTCGATGAATCCAAGGTCACACAGCCTTATAAGGGAAAATCAAAAGGTCTCGGCAATTCGCAAGTCCTTCCCAGAGATTACTCCAAGAAAAGTGAAATCGAAATAGTTCTCAAAGAAATCGCAGAACAAGTCGCAATCAGAATTCGACGAATCAAAAAGAAGGCGACTGTGGTGTCGATCTACGTTGGATATTCCTTCAAGGAAAACAAAAGATCCATCCACGCACAAAAAACCATCTCCCCTTCTCAATCAACAGCAGAGCTAACAGCTCATGTCATGGATTTGTTCCATCAAAAATATCAGAGAGGATCTGTCAGAAGACTTGGCGTAAGTTATGAAAATTTGGTGGACGAAGCGTGCATATCATTTTCACTTTTCGAAGACATTGAGAAAATAGAAAAGCAGAAGAATTTGGAATCTGCAATCGACGAAATAAGAGACAAATACGGATTCACTTCCATTCAAAAAGCGACATCTCTCATGGAAGGATCGCGTGTAATCGAACGAAGCAAACTAATTGGAGGCCACTGCGGTGGAATGGACGGTACTTATGATTATTAG
- a CDS encoding ZinT/AdcA family metal-binding protein produces MNKLKLMAIVGVMSAALLLNGCGAQKDAPKENTKQAEQKQEDKKEDNNATEKTEDKKEEVSLSDWAGEWNNMGSYLEKPEVQGAFKTLAKKENIDEKKAKADYLEKRKCEFNGLKIEGNKITFTSKIPSENGDKIAETEYKFVEKKAVKHGSHMLEWDVFEAVDSNAKYKVLLMMPIHGEEELTHFHMRYGNDKDELFAKEGWFPTFVKPNTTDKQIIGEIEE; encoded by the coding sequence ATGAATAAATTAAAATTGATGGCTATAGTTGGAGTGATGTCAGCGGCGTTATTGCTGAATGGTTGTGGAGCACAAAAAGATGCACCGAAAGAAAACACAAAACAAGCTGAACAAAAACAAGAAGACAAAAAAGAAGACAACAACGCTACTGAAAAAACTGAGGACAAAAAAGAAGAAGTAAGCTTGTCTGATTGGGCTGGAGAATGGAACAACATGGGAAGCTATTTGGAAAAGCCAGAAGTTCAAGGTGCTTTCAAAACTTTAGCAAAAAAAGAAAATATTGATGAGAAAAAAGCAAAAGCAGATTATCTTGAAAAAAGAAAATGTGAATTCAATGGATTGAAAATCGAAGGAAATAAAATTACTTTCACAAGCAAAATTCCTTCAGAAAATGGAGACAAAATCGCTGAAACTGAGTACAAATTTGTAGAAAAAAAGGCTGTTAAACACGGATCACATATGCTAGAATGGGATGTTTTCGAAGCTGTGGATTCTAATGCGAAATATAAAGTTTTATTAATGATGCCAATTCACGGCGAAGAAGAATTGACACATTTCCACATGAGATATGGCAATGACAAGGATGAATTATTTGCAAAAGAAGGATGGTTCCCAACTTTCGTAAAACCAAACACAACTGATAAACAAATTATCGGAGAAATCGAAGAATAA
- a CDS encoding LDCC motif putative metal-binding protein — MKIFSKIKKNFEEFLKKLGNENKNTFGEERLDCCTMNKQDK, encoded by the coding sequence ATGAAAATTTTTAGCAAAATAAAGAAAAATTTTGAAGAATTTTTAAAAAAATTGGGCAACGAAAACAAAAACACTTTCGGCGAAGAAAGATTGGACTGTTGCACAATGAATAAACAAGATAAATAG
- a CDS encoding metal ABC transporter substrate-binding protein, translated as MKKRLLSFLLVLCMILFAGCSNHMKKSSGKPVIYTSFFPVHELVKMIAGDTVEVRTFMPVDKEPHLWEPSAKDMKKLAEADLLVVNGANMEHWVDKVHENLPNLDILKLSDSVELITYKGAAARGDFQYMARLDLTKGKRKIDFGHTHEDIMRVAFFKDNGEDKKELVKKAKEIMNQKGEIVHQKNTFDVEEGKVYGLEMGHESGEIFYNIKDDGKWIFVSDRISEDLLPYYLQDTNGKLLQDEGKLKPVMEGSSSGFDKITYDPHSWLSVVNAKKYLNSIQDKLIQKYPDNKKIYHKNKLKYVDKLTDIDAEYKEKFSKLDNKSFLVTHYAYAYIARDFGLTQYPLEGLTSMESPSLKTIKKAVDFAKTKNITTVFYEYGKPPKEAKTLSEELGGDIKPLASMEFITKEQQDNNQGYIELIEMNLKNLYESMKKAGV; from the coding sequence ATGAAAAAAAGACTGTTGAGTTTTCTATTAGTCTTGTGCATGATTTTGTTTGCAGGATGTTCCAATCATATGAAGAAATCTTCAGGAAAGCCTGTTATCTACACATCTTTTTTTCCAGTGCATGAATTGGTGAAGATGATTGCAGGAGATACTGTAGAGGTGAGAACTTTCATGCCGGTGGATAAGGAGCCTCATTTGTGGGAGCCATCTGCCAAGGATATGAAAAAACTTGCCGAGGCAGATTTGCTGGTAGTAAACGGAGCGAATATGGAACATTGGGTAGACAAGGTACACGAGAATTTGCCTAATTTGGATATTTTGAAGTTGTCGGATTCTGTAGAGTTAATCACATACAAAGGAGCTGCTGCTAGGGGCGACTTTCAATATATGGCAAGATTGGATTTAACAAAAGGAAAACGCAAAATAGATTTTGGGCACACTCATGAAGATATTATGAGAGTTGCGTTCTTCAAGGATAATGGAGAAGACAAGAAAGAATTAGTCAAAAAAGCAAAGGAAATTATGAATCAAAAGGGTGAGATTGTTCACCAAAAAAACACTTTTGATGTAGAAGAAGGAAAAGTATATGGCCTTGAAATGGGCCATGAATCTGGGGAGATATTTTACAACATAAAAGATGATGGCAAGTGGATTTTCGTATCAGACAGAATAAGCGAAGATTTGCTACCGTATTATTTACAAGATACTAACGGTAAATTACTTCAAGATGAGGGCAAATTAAAGCCTGTAATGGAAGGTTCTTCGTCAGGGTTTGATAAGATAACTTACGATCCACATTCATGGTTATCAGTTGTAAATGCAAAGAAGTACTTGAATAGTATCCAAGATAAATTGATACAAAAGTATCCAGACAATAAGAAAATTTATCACAAAAACAAATTGAAATATGTAGATAAATTGACAGATATTGACGCAGAATACAAAGAAAAATTTAGTAAATTAGACAACAAAAGCTTTTTGGTAACACATTACGCTTATGCATATATAGCGAGGGATTTTGGGCTTACTCAGTATCCATTAGAAGGTCTTACTAGCATGGAAAGTCCAAGTCTTAAAACAATAAAAAAAGCCGTGGATTTTGCGAAAACAAAAAACATTACTACGGTATTTTATGAATATGGAAAACCTCCTAAAGAAGCGAAGACTTTATCGGAAGAATTGGGAGGAGATATAAAGCCTTTGGCTTCGATGGAATTTATAACAAAAGAACAACAAGACAATAATCAAGGATATATCGAATTAATTGAGATGAATTTGAAAAACTTATACGAATCTATGAAAAAGGCAGGTGTATAA
- a CDS encoding helix-turn-helix domain-containing protein, which produces MSFGAKLKQLREDRGLTQTELADKLGVTLKTISNYETKGTRPRTQDMYKKIAEFFNVDINFLLTVEDNFVLDSAKKFGYSGKKDAENLVDNLSGLFAGGSLPEEDKDKLFNAIAEAYYEAKLENKKYGKNKNKR; this is translated from the coding sequence ATGAGCTTTGGTGCTAAATTAAAACAACTCAGAGAAGACAGAGGTCTTACTCAGACGGAACTTGCGGACAAGCTTGGCGTGACTTTGAAGACTATAAGCAACTACGAAACGAAGGGCACTCGCCCACGCACGCAAGATATGTACAAGAAAATCGCGGAGTTTTTCAATGTCGACATCAATTTTTTGTTGACTGTGGAGGATAATTTCGTGCTGGATTCTGCTAAAAAATTTGGATATTCTGGTAAAAAGGATGCTGAGAATTTGGTGGATAATTTGTCGGGGCTTTTTGCTGGAGGTTCTCTTCCAGAAGAGGACAAGGACAAACTTTTCAATGCGATTGCTGAAGCCTATTACGAAGCCAAGTTAGAGAACAAAAAATACGGAAAAAACAAGAATAAAAGGTAG